From the genome of Caretta caretta isolate rCarCar2 chromosome 28, rCarCar1.hap1, whole genome shotgun sequence:
tcgaaatgtgggtgtaccatgggtttatatagaggcgataggatattttctgtcttcttatctattcatttcagaatgatttccaacattctctttgctttttgactgccgtggcacactgagttgatgttttcagagaactgtgcccagtgactccaagatccctctgttgagtggaaacagctcatttagagcccatcattttatatgtgtagttgggattatgttttccaatgggctgcagtatggtgctatcctgacacctAGTCCTGCTGAGATCCTGTATTCAGTgagatccctgcccttcctgttcccgttctcataaaacaagaagagcatccaaatgcgtgtttaccttcattccctcagcagtcctcatgggaatccctgatcggttccaaagtgtattaaaacctttcttaaagggttacctcttggtggttatcaggtcctgtgagtttgtagcccagaaagacccccctcagtcagctcaaactcagctgtttatcccccaaaagtctgttgtcttcagtctcctgaatgaggggaaatccgtccctacccctttctgcgttgggtaaagcttcaaaaggtggagctctgcataaccagccttgagatctggcattcatcaccccgtagtgataccagcttgcacaggaaacccatcccgcagcccttcctggtatcatgtggcgcatctcggcatcatagtctgtgaagaattcatgctttcaagggctggcttagatatacagataacagtcataattagggcaagagtttgcaggcaatgaaaagagagtaattgacaaacgtgagcaatatctaatcctttaaagcctgaaagtgccttggggggaggggacaggagccggctgtgtgggggcggtggggctcagatactgggcattgagagcctagagctagctgtgcgctggagagacggggcatgaaccagctgtgtacaggggagatgagcaggggagaggtgctgtggacacggccgcgagcagctgtgagtgccgtcctctctgcagcatgatgagagagcctggcgtcccactgccgatctCAGAAttgtatgaggagggaagaaattggcatcaagtctcaaccgcagccagcctgtgccctggggaggagacgggtgtctccagggagaaatctgggggattgtgaccctgcatgccccacccaccctctgatcagcaattccggatattaacggtgattccagaaacaaagagtaatttgggaaaaaaagcagtcctagcgacaatttccggaaaacactggccctggttgtaacattaaatccgatagtctcaagatctaggcctgtgttgatcagatctgtcactctgccttcacggagttcactctgctggtgggttgtaccccttcccccattctgtgtctgccttgtctatttagattgtaacttcttcagggcacgggccatcaatgcttctcggtttgtactgtgcttagcaaaatgaggacccactgttagttggcccttaggcactaaggtaatgaatatgatttataataatcatctcctggcattttgagccaaggaagccggccttcggatgttactacttaaaagtgagctgggcttaaaagcatggaatattctttgtgacaaatatcccacaaattccactgacctcccttgttttctttgccttgagcagggtttccagtttccagaactgatgtgatctcgcagctggaacgaggggaggagccgtgggtcccagaccttcataagaaaaaagtgctcccgagagctgcttgcataggtgaggcattggttaaaccaaccccaaaactgtcggtgaatacaggaaacatttgggatgccctacaaagaccttgtgagctctccaagttcaggattgttccctgcagatgtggaatcgttaggcagaggtcactcatggcttcccacctatcctgactgacaactggcagcaggtccctccccaatcttgctgtcccctgagatttcttctgagatacggacccagaactgatcccttcctttctctcctctggggaaggtttaagggaaaatcagctcctgataggtttgatctgtcctgtacacgttttcgttccttcatccctttttccgttcttctctctgagatttcctttctctctggcgcaggcagagacttacgtctggattctctcggtctcccgtcaggtgttgggatggtgagtgaaaacgaggaggaaccccagcaggaagatgctgagcgagtagaagcccatgggatgttgtcaggaaggtccaaagggaatgattctgggagctgtgcacgcccagaaaaaacaaaagcctgtgagagtcagcagaggccagaggaaaacttcagtagccagtcagaccttattacacgtgagagaatgaacttggaaggaacacgctacacatgcctcgagtgtgggaaaagcttcaaagggagctcggaccttctcagacatcagagaatccacacgggtgagaaaccttatggatgccctgagtgtgggaaacacttcaagcagagctcacaccttattacacatcggcgaatccatacgggtgagaaaccttatggatgccctgagtgtgggaaacacttcaagcagagctcagaccttatcacacatcagcgaatccacacaggtgagaaaccttatggctgccctgagtgtgggaaacacttcaagcggagctcacaccttattacacatcagaaaatccacacgggtgagaaaccttatggctgccctgagtgtgggaaacacttcaagcggagctcacaccttattagacatcggcgaatccatacgggtgagaaaccttatggatgtcgtgagtgtggcaaacacttcaatcaaagctcagcccttatcacacatcagcaaatccacacaggagagaggccctacacgtgctctgagtgtgggagaagcttcaatcagcgctcaacccttattagacatcagaaaatccacatgggagtgatctgtaacaaatgccttgactagggctggccaaaggtatttttttcttttaaatcacatttgctaattcccacttagtgatctgtgccccatcttcaccgtggttactcagctcccccagatgagttgcctgctcctgccttttgcagctcacccttctttggggtcagtcctgtgatgttttctatcaactcctttccttttgggtcaaaggagcgtgtgtccctccagccaggaatgttcatcagctccaggtgggggagagaggtttgttcccaacaagctacactgaggcaaaaactacccgtgccttacatccactaggactgtacatggcgttggctgctcaagttagtgatcttggtgttaaaagacaattacagttgtcgtgcagatgcagccgaggtgcagtggttggcattagctttcccccccttgacctgacctaaactccatcacatgtcctagtctaaacaaagcctgagcatcacagttatactgttcccccatttaaaaaccattgttagtcatcaagttcccccaccaggatcatattgtttcattcccagttgtcacagttcatcagagtgctgttgcttcaggttttcctgaaggcagatatttttactcccgttttcctcccttaaaatatattgaagtataacaaagagcaggaatagggaagggatggggaaaaatgtcttttccgctctgtaacaacagaagaacatagggtaaatcagagggattctccatcgcCATCCCAACCCCCCTGTTGTTCcattggtaaggtcaatatttcccgaaggggctgggaagagcattctctagtaaaggatttggaactaagcaaaagacccattcatttgcctcccaaagcagttgtggcccatgccctgcaggaggttgctcctgaagatcttcccttcctaatcaggtgcatgttgcctcttatttgggaaatgcaatcccttcctaggtagagatgggaaaaatggaagtgacatttctgttcagctcactcctgggagatgctgtaaatgtgtaggaaatgacatccatgaggaatgtgatagagctgcagaaagacacccattttgagtagatacctgacatttggtgtcttagagggattctaagccgcacctgaatttagtcccttatttaaatctgtgccaccagattaaagaaacaaaagggcatatttgggggagttctacctcagtatcgctactggtatgttgtgtggttggtgaagaattctacgccagagccgtgtaaaattgctacaactaaggtcaaagatttgacaagaactcaggtagaaatgagaggtttgagtggttgattttcaccccagagatggacgctatggtgacctgtggccaaggtaaactgtttttagaattgctcacacttctaaaggatgccatgatgaaactgggaacaactgtcttttaccatttggatcccaagtttcctgaagcacagagagaaacagctgattccttcagagccatgccatgcctatgagtcccaaactggctgccttgctggacaagaagcacttccgtgttggttaaatgatggtagccaatgagggaatgtaacagattccaagttcagactgcaggatacatgaatgctgagtccagagtctgtggtttggtctcttagttttgctcttgagtctaatgcatgtgtctcacttttccgccgcctgctactctgaaagattagaaagtgtgaaagtagagcacaggtggtttttctcgtgatgcagccttcccacgtagtgtgagaccccttccacccacacaggtgagccagagagttccccagggctcttgttcgcaaagcaaagatgtcacattaggcaggagatgtcaagatctacaatggtgatgggcgagtgatgggagcttttctgggtggttgttgtttagttgttttttttccatgtaatttttgttttgtttttgcaactagttctttttatagctgctgagacccttgtccttttgagcacagctccttaaccctcaggcctggctctggaaacctcagaaccggctttgcgttttttttttcatgtttgctatctttggagttcgcaggagttccccagggctcttgttcgcaaagcaaagatgtcacattaggcaggagatgtcaagatctacaatggtgattgGCGAGTGATAGGAgtttttctgggtggttgttgtttggttgttttttttccatgtaatttttgttttgtttttgcaactagttctttttatagctgctgagacccttgtccttttgagcacagctctttaaccctcaggcctggctctggaaacctcagaaccgggtttgcattttttttttcatgtttgctatctttggagttcgcacatccagacgacatgcggttcacagcagcggatactttgagaaacctgctgggtgaagcaggccttttccaaactgacattggcccaaattctgcctcagttcagctggattgggacacgcgtgtgtcaaaggagtggttcacacctgatttgcccagagacctcagaggaggggtagttagatataggataagtaggtattgacaacaatgaagttaaatataaaggtgaaagaccctcaccttgcaggtcaacaagcctgttctgttctttccctccaatgcatctggcactggtcgctctcaggtagcacactgggcttgacggaccattggtctgacccagtctatgacctgtcgtgcgttcttatgtaagccctctgcagccttgtctacacgggcaagtttctgcacaggaaagcagctttctgcggtgtaactcccgaggtgcgcacgcagatttcgtgatgcatgatagaaaggggccatgaaagggacacactgccgtgcggggtgaaagtgaaggagctgtgacacgcctaccacaaggtgcaggaggcaaactgctgctccatattgggggctaactaaccccagcatcacggcaagaatctacctagcagctggagaaaaaatatatatgagagtgaaagacacccccacgtggcctgtctcttccccaatctcaacacctggaagattgtctggaagactcagaatttgaactgcggagattggtcccaggctgagagggaattcagtctgtgtattaagatctcaacattgcctggagcaaccagtgagtgagaaaagctgtttgatccaattcttgcttagtatattcaaattagagtttagccTGGGAGTCTATTTTCATTTGTGATGTAACCACTTTTGACCCCTGTGACCAACAGTTagactcagttaaaatctaactttctgtagttaataaacttattttactattttatacttactcctgagtttgtccaaagtgcttgggaaagttgctcacatgacaaaggctggtgcatgtcccctttatttttgatgaagtggcgaactaattaatgagcttacacttttcaagagaaggccgtgagccgtgtaagatggtacatttctgaggtgcaaggctgagagctggggagatatgctggtgtctctgtataattgaggagtggtttatagagcattcatgcaactgagttgggtgctttgatgtaagttgttggccaaatgatcatagaatcctaggatatcagggttggaagggacctcaggaggtatctagtccaaccccctgcccagaggaggaccaatccccaactaaatcatcccagctagggctttctcaagcctgatcttaaaaacttctaaggaagcagattccaccacctcccaaggtaacccattccagtatttcaccaccctcctagtgaaaaagtttttcctaatatccaacctaaatctcccccactgcaacttgaccattactccttgtcctgtcatctgctgtcactgagaatagtctagatccgtcctctttggatccaccttcatttagttcaaagcagctatgacatcccccctcattcttctcttctgtagagtaaacaatcccagttcctctggccaggagggatttaaaggtggttagccttccctttctatttatgactctatcctaccgcaggaagtcgtcctaagttacgctgctcccgctgcgtgaataacagagctggatttgacgtcgcttcggtcgacttactgctctgtctacactgggctgggtcgatgggagacgctctttggtcaatttacctttttcctgccgttcctggcgcagtcccaacggcgactggagagcgctctgctgtcaatttagtgggttttcactcaacccccatgacatcaacccccagtggatccaccgcagcaaacagagcctaccaaccatggatgtgtgtgttagtagagatcaaagcgactgttaaatgttcaaatgtattgggtgtttaaacctcctgaaaactcgtggaatgttgtttgcactgttttcacttctctgtgtcctgttacgctgtaatagcaaagagttgccttgtgtagaccccgtcactaaataagccctcaaaggagaatgaaggtgtgtgggatgcaagtgaagaaaaggttcatttccaaagaaggggtggtaagaagcaggatccctgggcggggggcaggagggtgtggtttgcactgttgttgcccagggtgggaatggggaagtgggctctggcttaaagcggtgtcaggcttcggggggctgggttcagagctggaggttcgggttggggtgagggttgggctacagttttggttcaggggtttcgagttggggggcaggttatggggtcagggttccagttgggttccgggtagggggtggggtttagattttgggggagggtttggccagcagcagcatagaagtgcgggtggcaatggggtgcagccaatagtgatcagtcgggggtcttttaggtcgtttcagtgtcagtagcaccctggggtgggggtagggtcatgtttacgacagggggctaaagtgttggggaagggggtggcaagttgacccatcccacttcgcacttcccacacggacacgcacaatacgtcgaaggcgtggacgcacacacgtcacacacacacgatgacacaaaacggcacacaacaagacaaacaaaaatacacacgatgcaaacacacacacaagacgacacagaaagcatcacacacaaaacatcacacacacgacccacaacatgtcacacacacacactcaacacaacacgacccacaacgtcacactcaacacaacacgacccacaacatgtcacaaaaacacactcaacacaacacaacccacaacacatcacacacacacactcaacacgacccataacatGTCTCACagtcaacatgacccacaacacatctcacaacacgtctcacacacactcaaagacacacagcatgttgcacgtacgtcgcatacacacaacttcgcacacacagtttgtcgcatgtcgcacatatcacgtcacgcacttgtccgactatgcacatg
Proteins encoded in this window:
- the LOC142070343 gene encoding uncharacterized protein LOC142070343 translates to MVSENEEEPQQEDAERVEAHGMLSGRSKGNDSGSCARPEKTKACESQQRPEENFSSQSDLITRERMNLEGTRYTCLECGKSFKGSSDLLRHQRIHTGEKPYGCPECGKHFKQSSHLITHRRIHTGEKPYGCPECGKHFKQSSDLITHQRIHTGEKPYGCPECGKHFKRSSHLITHQKIHTGEKPYGCPECGKHFKRSSHLIRHRRIHTGEKPYGCRECGKHFNQSSALITHQQIHTGERPYTCSECGRSFNQRSTLIRHQKIHMGVICNKCLD